Proteins found in one Aspergillus puulaauensis MK2 DNA, chromosome 8, nearly complete sequence genomic segment:
- the xlnR gene encoding putative C6 transcription factor (COG:K;~EggNog:ENOG410PMTG;~InterPro:IPR036864,IPR007219,IPR001138;~PFAM:PF00172,PF04082;~TransMembrane:3 (o661-678i765-783o829-849i);~go_function: GO:0000981 - DNA-binding transcription factor activity, RNA polymerase II-specific [Evidence IEA];~go_function: GO:0003677 - DNA binding [Evidence IEA];~go_function: GO:0008270 - zinc ion binding [Evidence IEA];~go_process: GO:0006351 - transcription, DNA-templated [Evidence IEA];~go_process: GO:0006355 - regulation of transcription, DNA-templated [Evidence IEA]) — translation MSTTSLQQFATSFSPFSNSQSARMTQSQTVGLDTLAEGSQYVLEQLQLSREGGNIDNNTSDSLRHSLSRPKDQLYGDSNSVYKPSSVRDSLAEARSMIRKNSSSGPVRRRISRACDQCNQLRTKCDGQNPCAHCIEFGLTCEYARERKKRGKASKKDLAAAAAAAGLGHQGNDSANTDVPSPSDRRLSQEASGRYDSALEAPRVQSQIPTNGLAGIQNTQSAHSQPPLGSALDALHLNQFTHMNEHSRPQMPLSDLRSLQILHNNPRSPQAALPPHGLNAAYNDSAFSLLNSQEANTTSLNHFRLGSSTEHHPTQFLGLSPPAQSPGWLPLPSPSPANFPSFPMASFSGTSLRYPVLQPVLPHIASIIPQSLACDLLDLYFTSLSSSHLSPQSPYVVGYIFRKQSFLHPTKPRVCSPGLLASMLWVGAQTSDAPFLTSPPSARGRVCQKLLELTVGLLRPLIHGPALGEASPNYAANMVINGVALGGFGVSMDQLGAQSSATGAVDDVATYVHLATVVSASEYKAASMRWWTAAWSLARELKLGRELPPNASQSGQDGERENEGDDPSKRNTSSMLSAHGPGNSNVNVTDEEREERRRLWWLLYATDRHLALCYNRPLTLLDKECAQLLQPMNDDLWQTGDFPSATYRAVGPPIECSGHSMFGYFLPLMAILGGIIDLHQAKEHPRYGPAFRSGTEWDQHTMALSQQLDAYGQSLKDFEARYTNSLALAENEPIETSHLDHVSPSGRSSSTVGSRVNESIVHTKMVVAYGTHIMHVLYILLAGKWDPINLLEDHDMWISSESFLAAMSHAVGAAEAAADILEHDPDLSFMPFFFGIYLLQGSFLLLLAADKLQGDANPSVVRACETIVRAHEACVVTLNTEYQRTFRKVMRSALAQVRGRIPDDFGEQQQRRREVLSLYRWTGDGTGLAL, via the exons ATGTCGACTACCTCGCTTCAGCAGTTCGCCACATCCTTTTCTCCCTTTTCGAACTCGCAGTCGGCGAGAATGACCCAATCTCAGACAGTGGGCCTAGACACGCTCGCCGAGGGCTCGCAATACGTACTGGAACAATTGCAGCTGTCGCGAGAAGGTGGTAACATCGACAACAATACTTCCGATTCTTTGCGACATTCTTTGTCTAGGCCGAAGGACCAACTCTACGGCGACAGCAACTCCGTCTACAAACCTTCGTCTGTTCGTGACTCGCTCGCCGAAGCCCGGTCCATGATTCGCAAAAATTCTTCCTCAGGCCCCGTCCGGCGGAGGATCAGTCGAGCTTGTGATCAATGCAACCAGCTCCGGACCAAATGTGACGGCCAGAACCCGTGCGCTCATTGTATAG AATTCGGGCTGACATGCGAATACGCACGTGAACGCAAGAAACGTGGGAAAGCTTCGAAAAAGGACttggctgcggcggcagCTGCCGCAGGACTCGGGCACCAAGGAAATGATAGCGCAAACACGGATGTCCCGTCGCCTTCTGATAGACGTTTGTCACAGGAAGCCAGTGGCCGGTACGACTCGGCGCTCGAGGCACCGCGTGTTCAGTCGCAGATACCTACAAACGGCCTGGCTGGTATTCAGAACACTCAATCAGCGCATTCGCAACCGCCGCTGGGATCTGCTCTTGATGCATTGCACTTGAACCAGTTCACCCATATGAATGAACACAGTCGCCCCCAGATGCCCCTTTCAGATCTTCGGTCATTACAGATCCTCCATAATAACCCTCGCTCTCCTCaagctgctcttcctcctcacgGTCTAAATGCGGCGTACAACGACAGCGCCTTTTCATTGTTGAACTCCCAAGAGGCGAATACAACTTCGCTCAACCATTTTCGCTTGGGAAGTTCTACAGAACACCATCCTACTCAGTTCCTGGGCCTTTCACCTCCGGCGCAATCCCCAGGGTGGCTTCCGCTACCGTCACCGTCGCCTGCCAATTTCCCTTCGTTTCCTATGGCGTCGTTCTCCGGAACCAGTCTACGTTACCCCGTTCTCCAACCGGTCCTTCCTCATATAGCCTCAATAATACCCCAGTCCCTTGCCTGCGACCTTCTCGACCTTTATTTCACAAGCTTATCTTCATCACATCTTTCTCCCCAGTCTCCTTACGTCGTTGGTTATATCTTTCGAAAGCAATCGTTTCTCCATCCAACCAAACCGCGTGTCTGCTCGCCTGGCTTGCTAGCGAGTATGCTCTGGGTAGGGGCGCAAACGAGCGATGCGCCGTTTTTGACTTCACCGCCATCGGCACGCGGTCGAGTATGCCAGAAGCTTTTGGAATTGACAGTAGGGCTTCTGCGTCCATTGATCCACGGACCGGCCCTGGGCGAGGCGTCTCCGAATTATGCAGCAAACATGGTTATCAATGGGGTGGCACTCGGTGGTTTTGGAGTATCGATGGATCAGCTAGGGGCCCAAAGCAGTGCAACAGGCGCGGTAGACGATGTTGCGACGTACGTTCATCTCGCGACGGTTGTGTCCGCCAGCGAATACAAAGCAGCAAGCATGCGTTGGTGGACGGCCGCGTGGTCACTGGCCCGAGAGCTGAAACTTGGCCGCGAGCTGCCTCCGAACGCGTCTCAATCAGGTCAAGACGGGGAGCGAGAAAACGAAGGTGATGACCCGTCGAAGCGGAACACCTCGTCCATGCTTTCCGCACACGGCCCTGGTAATTCGAATGTTAATGTAACGGATGAGGAACGAGAAGAGCGCCGGCGCCTTTGGTGGCTTTTATATGCAACTGACCGTCATTTGGCATTGTGTTATAACAGACCGCTCACGTTGCTGGACAAAGAGTGCGCGCAGCTCTTGCAGCCGATGAATGATGACTTATGGCAGACCGGGGACTTTCCGTCGGCCACGTACCGTGCGGTTGGCCCGCCAATTGAGTGCTCTGGTCATAGCATGTTTGGCTATTTCTTGCCACTGATGGCCATTCTAGGAGGCATTATTGATTTGCACCAGGCAAAGGAGCACCCGCGATACGGGCCTGCTTTCCGCAGCGGAACCGAATGGGACCAGCATACCATGGCGCTTTCTCAGCAGCTTGACGCATATGGTCAGAGCTTGAAAGACTTTGAAGCGCGGTATACCAACAGTCTGGCTCTTGCAGAAAATGAGCCTATCGAGACTTCGCACTTGGACCATGTGAGTCCATCTGGCCGTTCAAGTAGTACGGTTGGATCTCGCGTCAACGAATCCATTGTTCACACCAAGATGGTCGTTGCGTATGGGACTCATATAATGCACGTTCTGTACATCCTTTTGGCTGGGAAATGGGATCCAATCAACCTGTTAGAAGATCATGACATGTGGATCTCATCTGAGTCATTCCTCGCCGCGATGAGCCATGCAGTTGGTGCTGCCGAGGCCGCGGCTGACATCCTCGAACACGACCCGGATCTTAGTTTTATGCCATTCTTCTTCGGTATCTACCTACTACAGGGCAGCTTCCTACTGTTACTCGCCGCCGATAAGCTGCAAGGTGACGCCAACCCTAGTGTTGTCCGGGCATGCGAGACCATTGTTCGTGCCCACGAGGCTTGTGTCGTGACACTGAATACTGAATATCAG CGAACATTCCGCAAAGTGATGCGCTCAGCCCTTGCCCAGGTTCGCGGCCGTATCCCAGACGACTTtggcgagcagcagcagcgccgacgTGAGGTGCTTTCCCTTTACCGCTGGACCGGTGATGGCACAGGTCTCGCCCTGTAG
- a CDS encoding uncharacterized protein (CAZy:GH18;~COG:G;~EggNog:ENOG410PMRY;~InterPro:IPR036861,IPR011583,IPR029070,IPR001223, IPR017853,IPR018392,IPR036779;~PFAM:PF00704,PF01476;~SECRETED:SignalP(1-28);~go_function: GO:0008061 - chitin binding [Evidence IEA];~go_process: GO:0005975 - carbohydrate metabolic process [Evidence IEA]) produces MWPYATALWALPAVLGARQSVCPPPCTADPSKWTPYKSLESLKDCHHPVLLDISSHESPDLPGASFRIHACTIDEHPDDLEVQSELFSNPVEPLESAISDAETTSSIHELNFLLHHVQTVLTDTSNRDTRSVVGHFNNTTVGIYSGAAADMSMATFIIEGFRSSEDIQTRKAVAIQLCGDNHDLEHTFGIAAATTGDMTTVKRAIDSWTEAHCVESDRAVLNVRDIGTTDEPIRIQPRNPITESLLKEYTCRLETVVKGDTCIAVAERCGIPLEEFMRYNSEHDGKNNDTGKNEDTWCTLLHLDDQLCCSERVRVPKPRPSMNRNGSCAAYVTEPDDTCSVIAQKHGVEEADINYFNGRRTWGWAGCDYIYPGLRICLSEGYPPLPDPRPDATCGPTVPGTEMPMDGQPLADLNPCPLNACCNILGNCGVSPEFCINEEGPTGNPGTASPGHKGCISNCGMEILENSDEPAEFMRIGYYASFNLDRPCLNLRAAHIQVNDYTHIHWAFANIDSDFELDIVDPHGQWADFLALQGVKRIVSFGGWGVTISTTFYEVLRKALDPANVDRFIINILDFLEEHNLDGMEFDWEYPGATDLQAASFSLPSDGANYLEFLKKLKSAFPPGKVISIAAPASFWHLRAFPLAQMWQYVDYIIYMTYDFHGQWDYNEFVLQDWCNGGNCLRSHVNLTETEYALAMITKAGVPKNKVAVGVASYGRAFGMKDADCTGPECRFEGPQTTALPGRCTRTPGIIANAEIEELIIQGDINESFYDADSDSNILVYNDTQWVAFMSKGTMRRRVEYYKSLRFGGYANWAVDLTHWSGDDPEPEQQRIDFNVESTVL; encoded by the exons ATGTGGCCATATGCGACTGCTCTCTGGGCTCTCCCAGCAGTCCTGGGTGCGAGACAGTCTGTGTGTCCTCCACCCTGCACTGCAGACCCCAGCAAGTGGACGCCGTATAAGTCCCTCGAGAGCCTGAAGGATTGCCATCATCCAGTGTTGCTCGACATCTCGTCCCACGAATCTCCCGACCTCCCCGGAGCATCGTTCAGAATCCACGCCTGTACCATCGACGAACACCCCGATGACCTTGAGGTCCAGTCAGAACTCTTTAGCAATCCTGTTGAACCGTTAGAGTCAGCGATATCTGATGCCGAGACAACTTCTAGCATCCACGagctcaacttcctcctccaccatgTACAAACCGTCCTGACCGATACCTCGAACCGGGACACTCGAAGTGTCGTTGGGCATTTCAACAATACAACTGTCGGTATATACAGTGGTGCGGCGGCTGATATGTCCATGGCAACGTTTATAATTGAAGGATTCAGGAGCAGCGAGGATATCCAAACTCGCAAGGCTGTGGCAATCCAGCTGTGCGGTGACAACCACGATCTTGAACATACATTTGGAATCGCAGCCGCCACAACTGGTGATATGACGACTGTTAAACGGGCGATCGATTCATGGACCGAAGCTCATTGCGTGGAAAGCGACAGGGCAGTTCTCAACGTCCGGGATATTGGTACTACTGACGAGCCGATACGCATACAGCCAAGAAACCCTATTACAGAAAGCCTCTTAAAAGAGTACACCTGCAGATTAGAAACGGTCGTGAAGGGAGATACTTGTATTGCCGTCGCCGAAAGATGTGGCATTCCCTTGGAAGAGTTTATGAGATACAACTCTGAACACGATGGCAAGAATAACGATACTGGCAAGAACGAAGATACTTGGTGCACGCTTCTACATCTAGACGACCAGCTCTGTTGCTCAGAGAGAGTCAGGGTTCCCAAACCCAGGCCATCGATGAACAGGAATGGTTCCTGCGCAGCATATGTAACGGAGCCCGACGACACCTGCTCCGTGATTGCCCAGAAACATGGTGTGGAGGAGGCAGACATCAACTATTTCAATGGCAGGAGGACAtggggctgggctggctgcgACTACATCTACCCTGGGCTCAGGATCTGCCTGAGCGAAGGATATCCACCGCTCCCTGATCCTCGCCCTGACGCAACTTGCGGACCAACTGTCCCGGGAACAGAGATGCCAATGGATGGCCAGCCGCTTGCCGACTTGAACCCATGTCCCCTGAATGCATGCTGCAATATCTTGGGAAACTGTGGAGTGTCTCCTGAATTCTGCATCAACGAGGAGGGCCCAACCGGAAACCCAGGAACAGCGTCTCCGGGCCACAAGGGGTGCATCTCTAACTGCGGCATGGAGATACTTGAGAACTCGGACGAGCCTGCGGAGTTCATGAGGATTGGCTACTATGCGTCGTTCAATCTTGACCGACCTTGTCTCAATCTTCGCGCAGCCCATATCCAAGTCAACGACTACACCCATATTCACTGGGCGTTTGCTAACATCGACAGCGACTTCGAGCTTGACATCGTTGATCCCCATGGACAATGGGCGGATTTCCTTGCCCTGCAAGGTGTGAAACGGATAGTCTCCTTTGGTGGCTGGGGAGTTACGATCAGTACAACATTCTACGAAGTGCTCCGCAAAGCTCTGGACCCGGCGAATGTAGACAggttcatcatcaacatacTGGATTTCCTTGAAGAGCATAACTTGGACGGCATGGAGTTTGACTGGGAATATCCGGGT GCCACAGACCTCCAAGCCGCCTCTTTTAGCTTGCCTTCGGATGGCGCAAACTACCTCGAGTTcctcaagaagctcaaaagCGCATTCCCGCCCGGCAAGGTTATCTCCATAGCTGCGCCTGCATCCTTTTGGCATCTCAGGGCGTTTCCGCTTGCGCAGATGTGGCAGTACGTCGACTATATCATATATATGACTTATGACTTCCATG GCCAATGGGATTACAATGAGTTCGTACTACAGGACTGGTGCAATGGAGGGAACTGTCTAAGAAGCCATG TGAACTTGACGGAAACTGAGTACGCCCTTGCGATGA TCACGAAAGCAGGGGTTCCGAAGAATAAAGTTGCGGTGGGAGTGGCCAGTTACGGACGTGCTTTTGGGATGAAGGATGCGGACTGCACAGGACCAGAGTGCAGGTTTGAGGGACCACAGACTACAGCACTACCTGGAAGGTGTACTAGAACTCCGGGAATCATTGCAAATGCAGAAATCGAGGAATTGATAATTCAGGGGGATATCAACGAGTCCTTCTACGATGCGGATTCTGACTCGAACATCCTGGTGTACAACGACACCCAATGGGTGGCGTTTATGAGCAAAGGCACAATGAGACGCCGCGTGGAGTACTATAAGAGCTTGAGGTTTGGGGGTTACGCAAACTGGGCAGTTGATCTGACGCATTGGAGTGGCGATGACCCTGAGCCAGAACAGCAGAGGATAGACTTCAACGTGGAGAGTACAGTGCTTTAA
- a CDS encoding putative pyruvate formate lyase activating enzyme (COG:S;~EggNog:ENOG410PHTW;~InterPro:IPR007197,IPR040085,IPR016431,IPR013785;~PFAM:PF04055;~go_function: GO:0003824 - catalytic activity [Evidence IEA];~go_function: GO:0051536 - iron-sulfur cluster binding [Evidence IEA]), which translates to MSLLTSITKPLRPLTTLPSKPTKFLPLTPRRYIGIPPQYLLDEYIPRYALLTSIDSAKKRSKAYAHLANCNLCPRKCGVNRFETTGMCMIGAETAKVNVIAPHRGEEPCIQGFHGSGSVFFSGCNLRCVFCQNHDIAHQRNGFDLTPEELADWYLKLQNVGNVHNINLVTPEHVVPQVALSILAARDMGLKIPIIYNTSSFDSLASLELLDGLVDIYLPDFKVWKSATSKRLLKADDYTETAKESIKAMHDQVGDLAFTSDGIAKKGVLLRHLVMPGKEDEGREIMKWLAENVSRDLYVHVMEQYHPDAHVGKKRRVARRKAAGEEGGGAEGEVEEVRYAEINRAVKDEEMGSVKDAAVDAGLWRFVEVNEKSLFHL; encoded by the exons ATGTCCCTACTCACCAGTATCACAAAACCTCTCCGCCCCCTAACCACCCTCCCCTCCAAACCAACCAAATTCCTCCCTCTCACCCCGCGCCGCTATATCGGAATCCCTCCGCAatacctcctcgacgagTACATCCCCCGCTATGCGCTGCTCACCTCGATCGACTCTGCGAAAAAGCGCAGCAAGGCCTACGCGCATCTAGCAAACTGTAATCTGTGTCCGCGCAAATGCGGCGTAAATCGGTTCGAAACAACGGGCATGTGCATGATCGGCGCCGAGACAGCGAAGGTTAATGTCATTGCGCCGCATCGGGGAGAGGAACCTTGTATCCAGGGATTCCATGGTAGTGGGTCGGTGTTCTTCTCCGGGTGTAATCTGCGGTGTGTGTTTTGTCAGAATCAT GATATCGCGCACCAACGAAATGGATTTGATCTTACGCCCGAAGAACTGGCAGACTGGTACCTGAAGCTCCAGAATGTTGGAAACGTGCATAACATCAACCTTGTGACGCCGGAGCATGTCGTACCCCAGGTTGCGCTATCGATCCTTGCTGCGCGAGACATGGGGCTTAAGATCCCTATCATCTACAATACATCGTCGTTCGATTCGCTGGCGTCCTTAGAGCTCCTAGACGGACTAGTGGATATCTACCTGCCCGATTTCAAAGTGTGGAAATCGGCCACGTCGAAGCGGCTGCTTAAGGCGGATGATTATacggagacggcgaaggagagTATCAAGGCCATGCACGACCAGGTTGGGGATTTGGCGTTTACGAGTGACGGGATTGCGAAAAAGGGCGTCTTGTTGAGACACCTTGTTATGCCGGGgaaggaggacgaggggagGGAGATTATGAAGTGGCTAGCGGAGAATGTGAGCCGGGATCTGTATGTGCATGTCATGGAGCAGTATCATCCTGATGCGCAtgttgggaagaagaggagggttgCGAGGCGGAAGGCCGCAGGGGAGGAAGGCGGCGgtgcagagggagaggtcgaggaggtgaGGTACGCGGAGATCAACCGGGctgtcaaggatgaggagatggggagCGTGAAGGATGCAGCTGTTGATGCTGGGCTTTGGAGGTTTGTGGAGGTGAACGAGAAGAGTCTGTTCCATCTGTGA
- a CDS encoding uncharacterized protein (TransMembrane:1 (o85-104i)) codes for MDSRFDDTTPESSSRGFRIVKKAEAEVSISTIIATPSTTPNATSTPPETLDTTPTSESSSEPSSTATTTTTYNAGGLSAGAKGGIGAGVAVGGILLIGFAVLLWRHYRVRPQHAHPPPQTAGVGAYPPRAPLDMQSPSELSGAVIPELDANKHGSRAELAANGKRV; via the coding sequence ATGGATTCCCGGTTCGATGACACGACACCAGAGTCGTCTTCGCGTGGCTTTCGGATCGTCAAgaaagctgaagctgaggtATCCATATCAACCATTATTGCCACGCCGTCTACCACGCCGAATGCGACATCTACACCACCGGAGACGCTTGATACAACGCCTACCTCCGAGTCGTCCTCCGAGCCGTCTTCCACGGCCACGACTACGACTACGTATAATGCCGGAGGCTTATCAGCGGGTGCAAAGGGTGGCATTGGCGCGGGAGTAGCGGTGGGAGGGATCCTCTTAATTGGATTCGCAGTACTTCTCTGGAGGCATTACAGAGTACGGCCGCAACATGcacatccacctccacagACGGCGGGAGTAGGCGCTTATCCTCCGCGTGCGCCGCTTGATATGCAATCGCCATCTGAGCTCTCTGGTGCGGTGATACCAGAACTGGACGCGAATAAACACGGCAGTAGAGCTGAACTCGCGGCGAATGGGAAACGGGTGTGA